The Terriglobales bacterium genomic interval GAGGCACGTCTTCGCCGGCATGATGGAGTCTACCGATGGTTTCTCATTCGCGCCGAGCCATTCCGGGATGAAGCCGGCATGATCATCCGGTGGTACGGTACCAGCACGGATATCGATGATCGCAAGCGCGCCGAGGAGGAACTGCGGGCGGCGATGTCCGAGCGAGCGCGTCTGGCCGCAGTCCGTGCAGAGATCGGTATGGCTTTGGCACGCAAGGACAATTTGAAAGTGATTTTGGATTTGTGCGCCAGGGCGTTGGTTCGGCATCTGGATGCAGCTTTTGTTCGCATTTGGACTCTGAATGGCAATGGCCGGGAATTGGAGTTGCAAGCCAGTGCGGGAATCTACACCCGGCTGGATGGTCGTTACGGCCGGATACCGTTTGGGAAGTTCAAAATCGGATCCATTGCTCAATCCAGACAACCGCATGTGACCAATGATGTGCAAAATGATCCGCGTGTCGATAATCATGAGTGGGCGAGGACTCAAAAGATGACGTCCTTTGCGGGTTACCCTCTGGTTGTCGAGGACCGGGTCGTGGGTGTTATGGGAATGTTCTCCCGAAAAGCGCTCAACCGGGTCACCATTGACACTCTTTCCTTCATCGCCGACGGCATCGCACAAAGCATCGAGCGCAAACATGCGGAGGACGCCCTGCAAAGAAGCGAGCTTTATCTCGCTGAAGGGCAGCGCCTCGGTCATACGGGCAGCTGGGCTCTGAACCTCTCAGGTTTTTTTGAACATTGGTCTCGGGAGCTGTTTCAAATGTATGGACTCGACGCGCAAAAGGGAGCCCCTACGGTCGAGCAGTATCTGGCCACCGTTCACCCCCAAGACCGCGACTTTATGGTCGAGACTATAAAGAGGATGCATGAGCAGAGCTGCGGTTGCGATGTAAAGAAGCGGATCATTCGACCGGACGGGGCGGTTCGCATTATTCGATGCGTTGGCATTCCAGTCCTCGACAACGGGGTTCTCAAAAGGTTTCTTGGCACTGCCATGGATGTGACCGAGCAAGAGGAATTGACTCAGGAGTTACAGCGCCGTGAAGCCTATTTAGTTGAAGCTCAGAGACTGAGTCATACCGGCAGCTTCGGGTGGAAACCTGAGAGCGGAGAGATTGTCTGGTCAGACGAGACCTATCGCATCTTCGAGTACGACCGCGCGGTCAAGCCAACCATCGATTCAGTAGCACAACGCGTCCACCCGGAGGACCGGGCCGCTTTTCACAAGGTGATCGAGGATGCCTCGGGCGGAGCGACACATTTCGAGCACGGCTATCGCTTGCTGCTGCCTGATGGGAGAATCAAGCACGTCTACGCGATAGCTCAGGCAATAGAGGATACGTCAGGCAACCGCGAGTTTGTAGGAGCGGGGACAGACGTTACCTCAATCAAACGAGCAGAAGAGGAACTGCGGCACCGTGAAGCGGAGCTAAGACAGGTCTTAGACCTTACGCCTCAGCAGGTCGCTGTATTCGGATCCTGGGCTCGCGAAGGCCTGTACGCCAATCGTATCCTGCTCGATTATCTAGGCCTCACTCTCCAAGAGTGGCGGCAGTGTTCTGATCGCAGTCAGTACCTCCATCCTGACGACAGGGAGCGGTTCGACGGTGTGGTTGATCGAATTCTCTCTCATGGCGTTACTGACGAGTTGGAGTTGCGACTTCGCAAAGCGGATGGAACTTACCGCTGGTTCTTATCCCGTTTCAACCCATTGCGCGACGAACAGGGACGGATTACTCGTTGGTATATCGCCTCGACCGACATTGAAGAGCGCAAGCAGGCCGAAGAAAGGACACGGAACGAAAATCTGGCGTTGCGCGAGCAGATCGATCGCGATTCGATGTTCGAGGATATCGTCGGATCTTCGGAAGCACTGCGCAAGGTGCTGCGGCAAATTGCCAAAGTGGCGCCTTCCGATTCCACAGTCTTGATCCTGGGCGAGACCGGCACCGGAAAGGAACTGGTCGCACGCGCGATTCACAAGCGCTCCCATCGCTCCGATCGGGCGTTCATTGGCGTGAATTGTGCGGCAATTCCACCCTCGTTGATCGCTTCCGAACTCTTCGGCCACGAGAAGGGCGCGTTCACCGGCGCGACCCAACGGCGGCTGGGCCGGTTTGAATCGGCAAATGGCGGGACGATTTTTCTGGATGAAGTGGGAGACTTGCCTCCGGAAATCCAGATCGCATTGTTACGGGCGTTGCAGGAACGCGAGATTGAACGCGTGGGCAGCAACAGGGCTATACCCGTGGACGTGCGAGTGCTAGCCGCGACGCATCACGATCTGGACACCCTCGTCGCCGAAGGAAAGTTTCGCCAGGACCTGCTCTACAGACTGAGGGTTGTGCCTATTCGGATGCCTTCGCTGCGGGAACGCGCGGATGACATTTCTGTGCTGGTGGACTACTTTATCGGTCGCTTTGGAAAAAAGACTGGAAAAAAGTTCAGAACCATCGACAAACGAACGATCGAACTGTTCGAAGCCTACCCATGGCCGGGCAACGTGCGTGAATTACAAAACGTGATTGAGAGAGCTGTGATTCTGAGCGAAGGTGACATTTTTTGCGTGGATGAAACATGGCTCAATCGGCAAGCGCCACAATTCGCTGGTCCGCCAGTGGCACTTACTAACGCGCTACAACGGCAGGAAAAGGAAATGATCGAGGCCGCCTTAGCGGAAAGTGGCGGCCGTGTCTCCGGACGAGATGGTGCGGCAATCAAATTGGGTCTCCCAAGACCAACCCTGGACGCGAAAATCAAACGCTTGGGAATCGACAAATATCAGTTCAAACGTCAACCGTCGCCCTGATTCCTGCCTCTCGCAATCCCAGCGCGTTTGCTCACCACACAGCATTTGCTCAAAACCGAGCATTGCTGACGCTTCCAAGTCCTGCCTTTTCAGCTGAGTCTGAATGGACATTGCCTTGCCTTCCCAAAGGTGCACTTGGGAGCCGTGATTTTCATGACGCTAAGGATTGAACGGGCTCGAGCGCGGATTCGGCTGAGTGGGGAGTTTCGGTCCAGGCACCTGGATCAGGTCAAAGCCGAAATCAAGCTTTGCGAATCACCAGCAGTTTTGGATTTGGAGGAAGTAGACCTCATTGACGTCGAAGCTGTTCGTTTTCTCAGTGCGTGTGAAGCGAGAGGCATTTCCGTGTTGCACTGTTCACCTTACATCCGGCAATGGATGTTGCGGGAACCAAGTCGGTCAGAGAACGCCCACACAAGCGGAAGAGGGCAGGCGGCTTTAGACAGTGAAGATTGCGAGCAGGAATAGAGCGGCGGGGCTCCCGAAATTCATCTTCAGTTCGACTGGAGGTTCTCATGAACCCATCCACCACAGCCATCCGTGTGCAGATCGCGAACACGAGACTCAACGAACCCGCCGGCAACTCGCGTGCGACAGGACTAATCCAAGGATGGGTCCATCGGCTTGACGGAAAGCAACGCCGGCGAGAACTGGATATTCGCGAAGAACAGCGTTTTGAGCGCATGCGCATCGCGGGCGAGCTGCACGATACCCTGCTTCAGGGCTTTCTCGGTGCCTCCCTTGTTGTGGGGGTCACGTTGCAACACATGGCTGACGATTCGCCGGCCAGGGCGTCGCTTAGCCGCGCAGTCCAGCTGATGCAGCGCGCCATCGAGGAAGGTCGCGCTGTACTTCAAGGTCTCTGCGCTTCGGGGGTGACCTCCGGCAGCCTGGAACAGGAATTCTCGGATGTGTTGAGAGAGATCGCACCAGCCAGCGGCGTCCAGGCCCGAATACTTGTTACAGGGCAGACAAGAGCCCTGGAACCGGAAATCCAACACCAATTCTACTTAATCGGCCGAGAGGCTCTCATGAACGCTCTTCGCCATTCAAACGCCACTAAAATCGAGGCTGAAGTAGCGTACTTGCGGAATCATTTGCGTGTTGTGATACGGGACAATGGCTGCGGGATCGCCCCGCAGATCGTGCGGTCGGGGCGAGCGTCTCATTGGGGCCTGGTAGGGATGCGCGAGCGGGCCAAAGGGATCGGTGCGGAAGTTCGAATATATAGCAGGCGAGAGGCGGGTACCGAGGTTGAAATTTCTATTCCCAGCGGAATCGCAGCGGCTGCGACAAAACATGGCTGAGATGGCAAGCGCCGCAATCCGCTGGTCCGACGGTGTGGTAGTAGAGGACAACAATGACCGTTGAACGGAACGAATTAGTTTTGAAGAGTTTTATTCAGTTGTCTCCTTGACGCTTTGAACAGCAGATTTGCCGTCGCCCGGGATTGCTCACTAAACAGCATTTGCTCAAAACCGAGCATCGCCGGCACCTCTAAGTTCCACTTTTTCAGCTAATTCTGAGTGGGCATTGTTTTGCATCCCATTGGTGCGCCGGGGGCCGCACTTTCATGACGCTGCAACAGCATCTCGCGCATTCGCTGTTCCGGCTGTGGAACGACACCCGGATTGTGCTCAGGTCAAACGCTAGGAGACTCGCCCGCGCACGCGAGCGCAACCAGTTTGCAAACAACGAGGTGACAGGATGAAAGCAACACAACTTCTTCACGACGAGGGTCAGAGTCTCTGGCTCGACAACATCACTCGCGAGCTGCTGGACAGCGGTACCGTCAAACGATATATCGACGAGCTCTCTATCACCGGACTCACCTCAAATCCCACAATCTTCGACCATGCGATCAAAAACAGTGCGACATATGATTCGGCGATTATTACGAAGTTAAAGAAAGGCACATCGGTTGAAGCGCTCTTCTTCGAGTTGGCCATGGAGGACCTCACCCGCGCCGCAGACCTGTTTCGACCAATTCATGAAAAGACGAACGGGGTGGACGGGTGGGTCTCGCTGGAAGTGTCCCCGCTGCTTGCCTACGACACGGCCAGCACTCTGGCTGCAGCCAAGGAGTTGTTTGCCCGCGCAAATCGTCCCAATTTGTTAATCAAGATTCCGGGCACCAAGCAGGGCCTTCCCGCGATCGAAGAAGCAATTTTTGCCGGCATTCCCATCAACGTTACTCTCTTGTTCTCTCGCGAACACTATCTCGCGGCGGCAGAGGCATTCTTGCGCGGGGTTGAACGGCGCGTTGATGCCGGCCTCAATCCTCTTGTAGGTTCTGTGGCATCCGTGTTTGTCAGCCGCTGGGACGCCGCTGTTGCCAGCAAGGTGCCGGAGAACCTGCGCAACCAGCTTGGCATCGCCATCGCTAAACGCACATACAAGGCGGCCAGTGCGCTTCTTGGTTCGGCGCGCTGGCAGCGGGTTTACAATCTCGGCGGTCGTCCGCAACGTCTGCTGTGGGCGAGCACGGGAACCAAAGATCCCAAAGCCTCCGACATTCTCTACGTCAAGGCCCTGGCTGCCCCATTCACTGTGAACACTATGCCAGAAGCCACGTTGAAAGCTCTGGCCACTCACACTGAATTAGGCGAGTTGCTCCCGACCGACGGCGGAAACTGCGAAGAGGTGCTGGCTCAGTTCGCCAAGGCGGGCGTCGACGTTGATGCTTTGGGTGCGCAGCTTCAAAGCGAAGGAGCCGAATCGTTTGACAGGTCCTGGAATGATCTCATGGCTGTGATTTCTTCTAAGAGCGCCTCGCTTGGCCCAGGCACCACGTTGAAAGCCGCCGGTTAACGCGGGGAAGCACTACCTGGAAACAGGAGACACAGAGACAAAAGGAGCATAACGATGGCATCACACGCTCAAACCCCGACAAGGCCGGCGTTCAAGCGCTCGGCATGGAGCGCGCTCGCGTCGCACTACAACAGTGCCTCGAAGCTACACCTGCGGCAATTGTTTGCGGACGATCCCAAGCGTGGTCAGCGCATGGCGATCGAGGCCGTGGGCTTGTATCTCGATTATTCCAAAAATCGCGTCACCGACGAAACCCTCAAGCTTCTTGTTCAGCTCGCCGAGGAATCGGATTTGCGAGCACGGATCGACGCCATGTTCAGCGGGGAAAAGATCAACATCACGGAGAAGCGCGCGGTTTTGCACGTGGCCCTTCGTGCGCCGAAGGACGCTACTATTCTCGTCGACGGAAAGAACGTCGTCCCTGACGTGCATGCGGTGCTCGAGAAGATGGCCGATTTCTCGAACCGCGTGCGAAGCGGCGCGTGGAAAGGTCATACCGGTAAGCGCATTCGTAACGTCGTGAATATTGGCATTGGCGGCTCCGATCTCGGCCCCGTCATGGCCTATGAAGCACTCAGGCACTATAGCCAGCGCGATATGACCTTCCGGTTTGTTTCCAATATCGATGGCACGGACTTCGCGGAAGCGGTGCGCGACCTCGATCCGGCGGAGACGCTGTTTATTGTCTCTTCAAAAACCTTTACGACACTCGAGACCATGACGAACGCCCACAGCGCCCGCGCGTGGTCACTCGCCGGTCTGGCGGGCGATGAACGGTCGGTTGCAAAGCACTTTGTCGCGGTGTCAACAAACGCGGCGGAAGTAGCGAAGTTCGGGATCGACACCGCCAACATGTTCGGATTCTGGGATTGGGTTGGTGGACGCTATTCGATGGATTCGGCGATCGGACTTTCCACTATGGTCGCGATCGGCGCGGATAACTTCCGCGCCATGCTGGATGGCTTTCACCAGATGGACGAACATTTTCGCGGGGCTCCCTTCGCAGCAAACCTGCCGGTGATCATGGGCCTGCTCTCCGTTTGGTACAACGACTTTTTTGGCGCACAAACGGTCGCTGTTTTGCCCTATGAGCAGTACCTGAAGCGATTCCCGGCCTATCTCCAACAGTTGACGATGGAGAGCAACGGAAAACACGTCACACTCGATGGAGAAGCTGTCGCCCGCGACACTGGTCCTATCTACTGGGGTGAGCCAGGCACGAACGGACAGCACTCGTTTTACCAGTTGATCCATCAAGGGACGCGGCTCATCCCTTGTGATTTTGTCGCATTTGCCAAGCCGTTGAATCCGCTTGGCCGGCATCATGACATGCTGCTGGCCAATGTTTTTGCACAGACCGAAGCGCTGGCCTTCGGTAAGACACCCGAGCAGGTGAAGGCGGAAGGCACGCCGGACTGGCTGGTTCCGCACCGAGTCTTCGAAGGTAACCGTCCCTCGAACACGATTCTGGCCGAGACCCTTACTCCAGAAACACTGGGCAAACTGGTGGCCCTTTACGAGCACTCCGTGTTCACGCAAGGTGTCCTTTGGAACATTGACTCATTCGATCAGTGGGGGGTTGAGCTCGGCAAAGTTCTCGCCCAGCGCATCATTCCAGAACTCGAGAATCCGGCCGAGCCTGTGCTGAATCACGACAGCTCAACCAATACTCTAATCCGGCGTTACCGCAAACTTAAGGAGTAGCAATGACGACAATTGGGACTCTCAAAAACACGAGCACGGCTCCGCTACGCGATATCTTGACACGGTTGGAAACGGAAGGCGCTGCCCTCGGCCATTTCAATGTTGCCGACCAGGTGTTGCTGAAAGCGGTGATCGCAGCCGGAGCTGAGACCAAACTTCCGATACTCGTCGGCGCCTCCGAAGGAGAGCGTGAGTTCTTTGGTGCGCGCCAGCTTGCCGCTCTGGTGAAAAGCGAACGCGAGGAATCCGACTTTCCAATTTTTTTGAACGCGGACCATACGCATTCACTCGCAAAGGCAGTGGACGCTGCAAATGCTGGGTTTGATGCCGTAGTGATAGATTTTTCCGCTTTGCCCTTCGATCAGAATGTGGCCCGCACGAAGGAAGCGGTTGAAGCGATCAAGGGCATCAACCCCGCAATCGTAGCTGAAGGAGAGATCGGCAACATTGGCACCGGCTCCGAAATCCACGAAACCGCTCAGGGCGACAGAACGCTCAGCACGCCGGAAGAGGCGCGGCAATTCGTCGCGGCCACCGGAATTGACGTCCTTGCTCCGGCAGTTGGCAACATGCACGGCATGCTTAAGAGTATGGTGCAGGGAAAAACGAAGAAGCGCCTGAATATCGAAAGAATTGCGCAAATCAAGCAGGCCGCCGGCGTCTTTCTCACCCTACACGGCGGGTCGGGAACTGATGATGAAGACTTCCGCAGGGCAATCAGGGCGGGAATCAACATCATCCACATCAATACCGAACTGCGGGTTGCGTGGAGGGAATCACTGCAAGAGAGCCTGGCCCGAGACCCCAACGAAGTTGTACCCTACAGGATTTTGCGGCCGGTCGTAGATTCTGTGAAGCAGGTTGTCACCTCGCGCTTGCGGCTGTTCCATGGTCAACCGGTCAGCCCTGATGTCGCTGGAAGCGTTGCGTGAGCAGCCTTGAGATTGCAAGCCTCTGTCGCGAATGTGCGGACACTTTCGATCAGACGAACACCTGGGGACACGCGTGAGGTTGAACGAGTGACACCGATGGGAGGCTGGAGCAATCCAACCAGCCATGAAGCGTCCGCGGTAAGCAAGGCAGCGTAAGAAACAAGGCGATTAGCTTTGGAGTCCACAGTGCCGAGGGGAGTCTTTATGAAAATTGATGTCTATAGCAATGCTGACGCGGTTGCCCAGAAAGCTGCTGCACTCGTGGCGGCGGAGGCGAGAGCTGCGGTCGCTGCTCGCGGCACTTTTGTCATGGCCGTCAGTGGCGGGCACACGCCATGGCAGATGCTGCGTGCTCTCGCGGGTGAAGACGTGCCCTGGGACGCGGTGCAGGTGGTGCAGGTGGATGAGAGAGTCGCACCTGCGGGAGACGCGGACAGAAATCTCACGCACTTACGTGAGAGCCTTCTCGAGCATGCGCCTTTGCGCGCGGAGCAGATCCACGCAATGCCGGTTGAATCCGCAAACCTGGAGGCGGCATGTGCGGAATATGCGCTGACCTTAAAGACGCTCGCCGGATCGCCACCCGTGCTTGACCTCGTTCACTTAGGACTCGGGCCCGACGGCCATACGGCTTCGCTAGTACCTGGAGACCCGGTGCTGGAGGTCAATGATGCAGATGTCGCGCTCACTGGAATCTACCAAGGGAGGCGGCGCATGACGCTGACCTATCCAATTCTCAATCGCTCCCGCCGGGTGCTGTGGCTCGTGACCGGAAGCGAAAAGGCGGGGATGCTTCCCCGATTACGTGCCGGCGATGCTCAGATTCCGGCCGGCAGGGTTCGCGCGGATAACGCGCTGGTATTGGCGGATCGCGCGGCAGCCGGGCAACGGGATATGGATTCGACGGCGGAAGTGGCTTGAGTGGAATGCGCTGAACTGGAGCGAGGACCATCGGCGTGTCGGAGGAGAGGCCAGGGTGATAGCGGCCCCGGCATTGTGCGGTAATTGAAAAATGACGGTAATGGGTAGGGGCGCATCGACGAAATGGTACGAAGCACAGCCGGGAGACGGCCTCGCCGAGTCAATCCGCCTGGCCGAGGATAGTCGTCGTGAGAAGAACTGGAAGCGGTGGGGACCGTATCTTCCGGAACGCCAGTGGGGCACGGTGCGCGAAGATTACTCCGCTAACGGTGACTCCTGGAACTATTTTCCTCACGAGCACGCGCGCAGCCGCGCTTACCGCTGGGGCGAAGATGGGCTCTTAGGATGGTGCGACCGCGAGTGCCGCCTCTGTTTCGCCGTCGCTCTTTGGAATGGCAAGGATCCCATCCTCAAGGAACGCCTGTTCGGCCTGACTAACAGCGAGGGTAACCACGGTGAGGATGTCAAGGAATGTTATTTCTACCTTGATGGAACTCCTACCCACTCGTACCAGAAGGCGCTTTATAAATATCCGCAGGCCGAGTTTCCTTACGCCCGATTGGTCGCGGAGAACCATAACCGCGGTTCCCAGGATCCGGAGTTCGAGCTACTGGATACCGGCATCTTCGATGAAAACCGCTATTTCGATGTTTTCGTCGAATATGCCAAAGGCGGACCAGACGATACTCTCATCCGCATTACTGCCTGCAATCGCGGACCTGAGCCAGCCGTCCTTCACCTGCTACCCACTCTATGGTTCCGCAACGTGTGGTCATGGGGTCGTGCGGGTGAGGATTTCCAAGGCCAACCCCGCCTTCGCTGCCTGAGCCTCAACACTCTCGAAGCTGAGCACGCGTCGCTCGGGCGCATGTTACTGGTCGCCGGCCCGGGTTTTTCGGGCCATGATCCAGTCCTCCTTTTTACGGATAACGAAACCAATCTCGCCAGGCTTTTTGGCGCCCCGAATCCCACTCCATTTGTGAAGGATGCATTCCACGAATATGTCATCCGAGGGCACCACGAACTCGTGAACCACGAAGGCTGGGGTACGAAAGCTGCTGTTCACTACCACGGCGAGGTCCCCCCGGGCGCCGAGTTCCGTGTCGATCTGCGCCTCTACTTCGCAGACCAAGGGCCGATGCAGCCTTTAGGCCAGCCTTTCGATGAGATGTTCGATCTTCGTATTCGTGAGGCCGACGAGTTCTACGCTGCCAAGCTTGTCAACACCAGCGCTGGCGAGAGTGCGCGCGTCGCTCGCCAGGCTTATGCCGGCCTGTTGTGGTCCAAGCAGTTCTACGAATATGTTATTTCTGACTGGCTGGCCGGCGACCCCAAGCAACCGGCGCCTCCTGCCGAACCCAGCCAACGTCGAAACAGTCGATGGCAGCACCTGCACTGTCGCGATGTCCTTTCGGTTCCGGATAAGTGGGAATTCCCTTGGTTTGCTGCGTGGGACCTGGCCTTTCATCTGGTGACCCTGGCGGAGATAGATCTTGAACTGGCCAAGCAACAGGCGATCTTGTTCCTGCGCGAGTGGTACATGCATCCAAACGGGCAACTTCCTGCCTACGAGTACGCGTTTGACGATGTCAATCCACCAGTCCACGCGTGGGCCTGCTGGCGGATTTATAAGATGACTGGCTCTGGCCAGCAACGCGATCATCTCTTTCTTGAGCGCGCTCTACAGAAGCTCCTGCTTAACTTCACCTGGTGGGTCAACTGTGAAGACCATACAGGAAAGAGTCTTTTCTCCGGTGGCTTTCTCGGGCTGGATAACATCGGCATCTTTGACCGCTCCGCGGCTCTACCGCCAGGTGTCACTTATGCCCAGGCCGACGGCACCGCATGGATGGCCTTCTACTGCCTCACCATGCTCGCCATGTCGCTCGAATTGGCACTTCACAATCCAGCGTACGAGGACATTGCTTCCAAGTTCTTCGAACACTTTGTCGCCATCGCTGATGCTACAAACAATTTTCGCGGGACCGGGCTGTGGGACGCAGCGGATGGCTTCTACTACGACGGCCTCGACATTGGCGGCCAGGGGCTGCGAATTCGGGCCCGTTCCATGGTCGGTCTGGTTCCGCTTTTCGCCGTTGCGGTTCTGGACGACAGAGTCATCGACCAGTTGAGCGGCTTCAAGCAGCGCCTGAACTGGTTCCTCAAGAACCGGCCCGATCTCGGAGACCAGATCGCCTATGCGACACCTGGAGAAGACCACGGCCGGGGGCGCAGATTGCTCGCCATTCCGTCGCGCCAACGGCTGGAACGCGTGCTGCAATACGTCTTCGACGAGCACGAATTCCTGTCGCCTTATGGAATCAGGTCTCTTTCGGCGGTTCATCGCGAGCATCCCTTGATCATGCACACTGCCAACGCCGAGCTCCGCGTTGATTACACTCCGGGAGAATCCACCACTTCTATTTTTGGTGGCAACTCGAATTGGCGCGGCCCGGTGTGGTTTCCAGTCAACTATCTGCTGGTCGAAGCCCTTCAACGGTACCACCATTTTTATGGTGACAGTCTTACTGTGGAAGTCCCTGCCGGCTCCGGCATCCGAATGAATCTCGCTCAAGCTGCGTCCGAGCTTTCCGGGCGCCTGGTTCAGCTCTTCCTTCCCGACCGCCACGGCTATCGCCCATGCCACGGCGGGCAGGCGCGCTTTGCCACCGACCCGCATTGGCGCGACCTCATCCTCTTCAATGAATACTTCCACGGAGACACCGGCCGGGGATGCGGTGCCAGCCACCAGACCGGGTGGACCGCGTTGGTCGCCCGGCTTCTCCGGGAATTCGGTTCTGGTCGCTCGCTCTCAGTTGCTGAAGCGATGCAATCTGCTATGGCAGGGGCAACCTGAAGATCGGTGAACATATGCCAAGGAGGCAGTCATGAGTACCGCGCTAGCCATTGTTGACAATTTGAGCCCTGCACAGCTCGATCAGCTATGCGTCAACACGATTCGCACGCTCTCAATGGATGCTGTGCAGCAGGCCAACTCGGGACATCCCGGCACGCCCATGGCACTTGCGCCGCTCGTATATACGATCTGGAATCGCGTTCTCCGCTTCGATCCACAGAATCCGATCTGGCCCAACCGTGATCGTTTCGTACTGTCAAATGGTCATGCGTCGATGTTGCTGTGGTCTGTTCTCCATCTCACTGATGTCCAGGCTCTCAATGAGAACTATGAGACGGTGGGCAAGGCTTCGGTTACGCTCGACGATATCCGTCGTTTCCGCCAGCTTGACAGCAAGGCTCCGGGCCACCCCGAATACCATTGGGTGTCCGGTGTGGAGACCACGACCGGTCCCCTCGGTCAGGGTGTAGCCACAAGCGTTGGCATGGCGATCGCAGAGAAGTGGCTCGCCCAGCACTTCAACCGCCCAGGCTTTGAGATCTTCGACTACAACATTTATGCCGTTTGCGGCGATGGCTGCTTGATGGAGGGCGTTTCGTCAGAAGCTGCATCGCTGGCCGGGCACCTCGGCCTCGACAATCTCTGCTGGGTCTACGATAACAATCACATCACGATCGAAGGCAGCACGCGCCTGGCGTTCACTGAGGACGTGGAGACACGATTCCTGGGGTACGGGTGGAACGTCCTGCGCGTCGGCGATGCCAATGATCTCGAGCGCATTGAAAACGCCCTCGGCATTTTCCGGAAGACGAAGGGTCGTCCGACATTCATTGTTCTGGACAGCCATATCGGGTACGGTGCGCCACACAAGCAGGACACTGCCGCTGCTCACGGAGAGCCGCTGGGAGATGAGGAGATCCGGCTGGCCAAACGCAGCTACGGGTGGCCCGAGCAGGCAAAGTTTTTCGTTCCCGAAGGAGTGTACGAGCACTTCGCAGCAGGCATTGGCACCCGCGGCGCCGATACCCGGCGCCAGTGGCTGCAGCTTTTCGACGCCTACCGGGCGAAGTACCCTGACCTGGCCACAGAAATCGACCTGCTGCAGCGGCGCGAGCTTCCAGCAGGGTGGGATCGTAACCTTCCTGTATTTCCGGCCGACCCGAAAGGACTTGCGGGCCGGGATGCCTCGAGCAAGGTGTTAAACGTACTTGCA includes:
- the pgl gene encoding 6-phosphogluconolactonase — protein: MKIDVYSNADAVAQKAAALVAAEARAAVAARGTFVMAVSGGHTPWQMLRALAGEDVPWDAVQVVQVDERVAPAGDADRNLTHLRESLLEHAPLRAEQIHAMPVESANLEAACAEYALTLKTLAGSPPVLDLVHLGLGPDGHTASLVPGDPVLEVNDADVALTGIYQGRRRMTLTYPILNRSRRVLWLVTGSEKAGMLPRLRAGDAQIPAGRVRADNALVLADRAAAGQRDMDSTAEVA
- a CDS encoding glucosidase: MGRGASTKWYEAQPGDGLAESIRLAEDSRREKNWKRWGPYLPERQWGTVREDYSANGDSWNYFPHEHARSRAYRWGEDGLLGWCDRECRLCFAVALWNGKDPILKERLFGLTNSEGNHGEDVKECYFYLDGTPTHSYQKALYKYPQAEFPYARLVAENHNRGSQDPEFELLDTGIFDENRYFDVFVEYAKGGPDDTLIRITACNRGPEPAVLHLLPTLWFRNVWSWGRAGEDFQGQPRLRCLSLNTLEAEHASLGRMLLVAGPGFSGHDPVLLFTDNETNLARLFGAPNPTPFVKDAFHEYVIRGHHELVNHEGWGTKAAVHYHGEVPPGAEFRVDLRLYFADQGPMQPLGQPFDEMFDLRIREADEFYAAKLVNTSAGESARVARQAYAGLLWSKQFYEYVISDWLAGDPKQPAPPAEPSQRRNSRWQHLHCRDVLSVPDKWEFPWFAAWDLAFHLVTLAEIDLELAKQQAILFLREWYMHPNGQLPAYEYAFDDVNPPVHAWACWRIYKMTGSGQQRDHLFLERALQKLLLNFTWWVNCEDHTGKSLFSGGFLGLDNIGIFDRSAALPPGVTYAQADGTAWMAFYCLTMLAMSLELALHNPAYEDIASKFFEHFVAIADATNNFRGTGLWDAADGFYYDGLDIGGQGLRIRARSMVGLVPLFAVAVLDDRVIDQLSGFKQRLNWFLKNRPDLGDQIAYATPGEDHGRGRRLLAIPSRQRLERVLQYVFDEHEFLSPYGIRSLSAVHREHPLIMHTANAELRVDYTPGESTTSIFGGNSNWRGPVWFPVNYLLVEALQRYHHFYGDSLTVEVPAGSGIRMNLAQAASELSGRLVQLFLPDRHGYRPCHGGQARFATDPHWRDLILFNEYFHGDTGRGCGASHQTGWTALVARLLREFGSGRSLSVAEAMQSAMAGAT
- the tkt gene encoding transketolase gives rise to the protein MSTALAIVDNLSPAQLDQLCVNTIRTLSMDAVQQANSGHPGTPMALAPLVYTIWNRVLRFDPQNPIWPNRDRFVLSNGHASMLLWSVLHLTDVQALNENYETVGKASVTLDDIRRFRQLDSKAPGHPEYHWVSGVETTTGPLGQGVATSVGMAIAEKWLAQHFNRPGFEIFDYNIYAVCGDGCLMEGVSSEAASLAGHLGLDNLCWVYDNNHITIEGSTRLAFTEDVETRFLGYGWNVLRVGDANDLERIENALGIFRKTKGRPTFIVLDSHIGYGAPHKQDTAAAHGEPLGDEEIRLAKRSYGWPEQAKFFVPEGVYEHFAAGIGTRGADTRRQWLQLFDAYRAKYPDLATEIDLLQRRELPAGWDRNLPVFPADPKGLAGRDASSKVLNVLAQNIPWFLGGSADLGPSNKTTLTFPGAGDFQADSPAGKNLHFGIREHAMAAIVNGLSLSKLRAFGATFFIFSDYARPAIRLAALMELPSLFVFTHDAMGDGEDGPTHQPVEQLASLRAIPGLVTLRPGDANEVVEAYRYVIQLRHQPAVLALSRQPLPTLDRSKYAPASGVALGAYVLADCPGGNPEVIIIASGSEVSLAVQAHENLLAEGIRSRVVSMPSWDIFEHQPQAYRESVLPPNVTARVAVEQASTFGWERYVGNSGRVIGMHTFGASAPLKELQRKFGFEPEHVVGAAKEQLARK